One genomic region from Chlamydia poikilotherma encodes:
- the rplN gene encoding 50S ribosomal protein L14, translating to MIQQESQLKVADNTGAKKVKCFKVLGGSRRRYATVGDIIVCSVRDVEPDSSIKKGDVVKAVIVRTRRDILRKDGSSLRFDTNSCVIIDEKGNPKGTRIFGPIAREIRDRGFVKISSLAPEVI from the coding sequence ATGATTCAGCAAGAAAGTCAATTAAAAGTTGCCGATAATACCGGGGCTAAAAAAGTAAAGTGTTTTAAAGTTTTAGGCGGATCTCGCAGACGTTACGCTACAGTGGGTGATATCATTGTATGTTCCGTTAGAGATGTTGAACCTGATAGCTCTATCAAAAAGGGCGACGTGGTTAAAGCTGTAATTGTTAGAACGCGCCGCGATATTCTTAGAAAAGATGGTTCTTCTTTGAGATTCGATACTAATAGCTGTGTAATTATCGATGAAAAAGGAAATCCCAAAGGAACACGAATTTTTGGTCCGATTGCTCGAGAAATTCGAGATCGTGGCTTTGTGAAAATTAGTTCTTTGGCTCCTGAGGTGATTTAA
- the rpsQ gene encoding 30S ribosomal protein S17: MASEARGLRKVKVGVVVSSKMDKTVVVRVERIFSHPQYAKVVRDSKKYYAHNGLDVSEGDKVKIQETRPMSKLKRWRVVERIS, encoded by the coding sequence ATGGCTAGTGAAGCAAGAGGCCTTAGAAAAGTCAAAGTTGGTGTTGTTGTCTCATCAAAAATGGATAAAACCGTAGTTGTTCGAGTAGAAAGAATATTCTCCCATCCTCAGTACGCTAAAGTTGTTAGAGACTCTAAAAAGTACTATGCGCATAATGGTTTAGACGTTTCTGAAGGCGATAAAGTTAAAATTCAAGAAACGCGACCTATGTCTAAATTGAAAAGATGGCGTGTTGTTGAGCGTATAAGTTAA